One window of Dyadobacter sandarakinus genomic DNA carries:
- a CDS encoding NAD(P)-dependent oxidoreductase, translating to MKNIQNIAIIGGGGRTGRFLVEALLRQGYLLQLLLRHPEQFSIQNPAITTIQGDVLDPQAVNAVVAGCDAVISVVGQRKDEPLVASQATINILHAIRSQPAGNDIRYIALAGLNVDTPSDRKGPETQQATSWMRETFPDIHADRQKSYAILEESDVKWVLVRVPFIEFIPAKHNLQISLIDCPGTKVTAGDIAEFMIGLLDGDQYWRKAPFVANG from the coding sequence ATGAAAAACATTCAAAACATTGCCATCATAGGCGGAGGCGGCCGCACAGGCCGGTTTCTGGTGGAAGCCCTGCTTCGCCAGGGTTACCTACTTCAATTGCTGCTCCGGCATCCTGAGCAGTTTTCAATTCAAAATCCTGCAATTACCACTATACAAGGCGACGTGCTCGATCCGCAGGCGGTGAATGCTGTCGTAGCGGGCTGCGATGCCGTGATAAGTGTCGTCGGTCAGCGGAAAGATGAGCCCCTCGTCGCATCACAGGCGACTATTAACATTCTGCATGCAATCCGGTCGCAGCCAGCTGGTAATGACATTCGGTATATTGCACTGGCCGGCCTCAATGTAGATACACCTTCCGACCGGAAAGGTCCCGAAACGCAGCAAGCCACCAGCTGGATGCGCGAAACATTCCCCGACATCCACGCTGACCGGCAGAAATCGTATGCCATTTTGGAAGAAAGTGACGTAAAATGGGTGCTTGTCCGGGTACCTTTTATTGAATTCATTCCCGCAAAACACAACCTGCAAATAAGCCTGATAGACTGTCCGGGCACGAAGGTGACGGCAGGGGATATTGCGGAGTTTATGATTGGGTTGCTGGATGGAGATCAGTATTGGAGGAAGGCGCCATTTGTGGCAAATGGGTAA
- a CDS encoding PDDEXK nuclease domain-containing protein, producing MDQQSFQKEFIADIKGKIRAAQYEALKVVNVKLINLYWEIGKSLSEKQAEGWGKSIVPMLSKELQLEFPGIGGFSTTNLWYMVQFYNDYQEDINLQPLVGEISWAKHLIVLAKCKGNQERQFYILSTKKNGWSKNVLINQIENKAFEGYLLNQTNFQNSLSATHSSQALLAVKDNYTFDFLNLGAEHSEAELELRLTTNIRNFLLEMGSSYTFVGSQYRIQVADRDYWIDLLLYHRKLQCLVAIELKIGDYEPEYKGKMEFYLAVLNDTVRLAHENESIGIIICKSKNRTIVEYSLKNSTLPIGVATYSTSNVLPSQYHNLLPSEQEITEKLKLLFKD from the coding sequence ATGGATCAGCAAAGTTTTCAAAAGGAATTTATTGCAGACATTAAAGGGAAAATCCGGGCAGCGCAGTACGAAGCGCTGAAAGTAGTCAATGTCAAACTAATCAACCTTTATTGGGAAATTGGTAAGTCGCTAAGCGAGAAACAAGCAGAAGGCTGGGGCAAATCAATCGTGCCAATGCTGTCAAAAGAATTGCAGCTGGAATTTCCGGGAATTGGTGGTTTTTCTACGACCAATCTCTGGTATATGGTTCAGTTTTATAATGATTATCAAGAAGATATAAATCTCCAACCACTGGTTGGAGAAATTAGCTGGGCTAAACATTTGATCGTTCTAGCCAAATGTAAGGGTAATCAGGAACGTCAGTTTTACATTTTGTCGACTAAGAAAAATGGCTGGTCTAAGAATGTATTAATTAATCAGATTGAGAACAAAGCGTTTGAAGGTTACCTTCTCAATCAAACAAATTTTCAAAACTCTTTGTCTGCGACCCACTCAAGCCAGGCGCTGCTGGCGGTGAAAGACAATTACACGTTTGATTTTCTGAATCTCGGCGCTGAACATTCCGAAGCAGAACTTGAACTGAGGCTAACTACCAACATCCGCAACTTCCTGCTTGAAATGGGAAGTAGCTACACTTTTGTGGGTAGCCAATACAGGATTCAGGTTGCTGACCGTGATTACTGGATCGATTTACTCCTGTATCATCGCAAGCTGCAGTGCCTTGTAGCTATTGAATTAAAAATCGGTGACTATGAGCCTGAATACAAAGGCAAAATGGAATTCTACCTAGCGGTACTCAACGACACCGTCAGGCTCGCACACGAAAATGAGTCAATCGGGATTATTATTTGTAAAAGCAAAAACAGGACGATTGTCGAATACTCGCTAAAAAATTCAACACTCCCGATCGGCGTGGCCACTTACAGCACATCAAATGTACTGCCTTCTCAATACCATAATTTGCTGCCGAGCGAACAGGAAATTACCGAAAAGCTAAAATTGCTTTTCAAAGATTAA